The Vibrio aerogenes nucleotide sequence AGCAGAAAGCAGCGAAGTATGGCACTTGCCGGAGACATTAGAGCACGTGTTACTTTCCGGTGACTGGGTCGGACTGGATCTGTATCCGCGTTTGCATCAGCAGAACCCGCAGACAAAATTGCTTGCTTTAGGTGGTGCAACCGAAGCGGCTATCTGGTCCAATGCATTTCCTGTTTCGCAGGTTGATCCGCAGTGGCGCAGTATTCCTTATGGTTATGCGTTGAGTCACCAGTCTTACCGGGTGATGGATGAACAATGCCGGGATTGTCCGGACTGGGTCATCGGCGAGCTGTGGATTGGTGGTGAAGGCGTCGCGCAAGGTTACTTTGGCGATCCGGAGAAAACCGCAGCTCAGTTTGTCGTGCATGAAGGTCAGCGGTATTACCGGACCGGAGATACCGGCCGTTTCTGGCCCGATGGCGTGGTTGAGTTTTCCGGCCGTCGTGACAATCAGGTGAAAGTGCACGGGCACCGTATCGAACTTGGCGAAATTGAGCATGTTGCATCTGCTGTTCCGGGGATTCAAAAAGCGCTGGCGCTGGTCACCGACGCGCCGTCAAAACAGATTCTGCTGTTTGTGGAAACCGATGACCCGGCAATTCAGGCACAGTTAACAGAAGACTATATGCCGGTGCCGGAACATGGATTTTCATCACAGGAGAAAGCATTGGTTGCACCGGTACTGAGAGCGCAGCTGCCGGACTATATGTTGCCACAGCACATCGTCTTATGCCGGAAAATTCCGCTGACGGCGAACGGCAAGCTTGACCGTAAGCAGCTGACCGTGATTGCTCAATCGATTGTTTCTGACAGTCAGCAGCATGAATTCGTCGCGCCTTCAAGCCCTGAAGAGATGCTGCTGACACAGGCGCTGACTCAGGTGCTGTCCTGGCCTAAACCGCTGAGTGTGACTGATAATTTCTTCTCCATTGGCGGGGATTCACTGACGGCGATGCAGCTGACGTCTGTACTGGAAAAGCAGCATGGTGTGATCTTGTCGCTGCGCACGATTTTCAATCATCAGACCATCGCCCGGATTGCTCAATCTATAGAGATTCCGCAGTCAACGGATGCGGGTGTCGAGTATGAAGAAGGGGCGCTTTAGGCCCGCCGGGGTTGAGGCTGTGATGTTGTGATGTATCCGGAACTCAGGATCTCATGGCGCAGAGATCCGGTATCAGATGCGGCTTCATCCCCTGTTTTGTCAGGGAACAGACCCTGGAGCGTATTTATCTTTCACAGTCACCTGTCGTCGCCTCCGGCAGGAGCAGGAACGGTGATGAAAGGTAAACACGCTCTAAACATTCAGGGAAGATTTTTGTCCATTCAATGAAAAGGAGTTGTATGAAGCATACAAACTATTCCCGGAGACGATGGCTGATATTAACAGCCGGATGTTTTATCAATTTATGTATCGGCTCAATGTATGCGTGGAGTGTTTTTTCTGCGCCTATGGCTGATTATTTGAGCCAGTTAAACGGAACGCAGCTGACAGCGGCTGATTTGGCGATTGTATTTGTGGTTGCCAACTCAGTCGGGCCGGTGACCATGATTTCAGGTGGCCGGATTAATGATATGTTCGGGCCAAAGCTGGTGATTCTTGTCGGCGGGCTGATGTTTGGCGGCGGGATGGTATTTTCCGGTTTCGCAACCAGCATCACGCATCTGATCGTTGGCTATGGATTGTTAACCGGCCTTGGGCTGGGCATGGTCTATGGCGCGACGATCAGTACGTCGATCAAATTTTTCCCGGACAAACGGGGTTTGGTGGGCGGATTGAGTACGGCATTATTCGGCATCAGCTCGGTGATTATTCCGCCGGTTGCAGCTGCGATTACCCGTCACATGGGCATTCTGTCTTCTTTTAAAATCATTGGCATTGCGTTTACCGTCATTGTTTGTGTCAGTGGATTTTTTATTGATAAATGCCCGGACGGATTCAAACCGGATGGCTGGAGACCACCACAGAAATCAGGGGACACACATCAGGAAAACTTCACCTGGAAGCAGATGCTGGGAACGCCGACGTTTTACATCTTGTTGGTGCTGCTCACCTGCGGGGCCGTCGCCGGGCTGATGTGTATCGCACTGGCTGCGCCACTGGCCAGGCAGATGATAGGAATGTCAGTGGCTTCTGCGACTGCTGCTGTGTCAACACTGGCTTTGCTGAATGTCTCCGGCCGGGTTGCTGCGGGGGTGCTTTCCGATAAAATCGGCCGGGTCAACACGCTGGCGCTGGCCTGTGTGCTTTCTGTGGCTGGCTTGTATCTGTTGTATATCGCCGGGCAGGGCGATGTGAAGACATTCTACGCAGGTATCTCTGTAATTGGGGTCTGCTTCGGTGCTTTTATGGGGGTCTTCCCCGGATTAACGGCCGATCAGTTCGGGACCAAACATAACAGTGTCAATTTTGGCATTATGTTCTGTGGCTTTGCGATTGCCGGTTACGTCGGCCCGACCATCATGCGACAAGTCTTCGATGCGACCGGCAGTTTTAAAGGCGCATTCTTAATCGGCATCGGGTTCTGTCTGGCCGGGTTTGTACTGACCGGTATTTATCATCTGCTGCATCAGAAAGCCCGGCGGATGAAAGTGGCTGCGGAGCATTGATCATTCGATATGTCAGCGCTGTTTTCACCGCGCCGGATCCTGCCCGTCACTGAGCAGGATCCGGCCGGCACTGATGTATGTCACAGAAAGTATCTGAAACAGAGCATATCCATAAAGCAGGACTTGCCCGTAAAACAGAACTTACCCGTAAAACAGACATATCTGTAAAACACGCCCTACGCAAATGCATTGACGAGATCGTCAATTTTACTGAGGAGGCGAACCGCATGATCGCGGGCGCGTGTTTCTACGCCTTCCTGCGTGTTGTACACCCCCGGAATATAAACCATACGGTGGGTATAAACCGGCGGCTGATAAATCATGCCGGACAGGTAAGCTAACTGCTGCATCGGGTGTGATAATTGTTCAATCGTAAAGTGATTATGGCCCAGCGGATCATAAGATTCTTTCGGGCCCCCAATCGTGAAAGACAGAATAAAGTGTTTGTTTTTCAGCTTGTCTCCTTCCGGCCCGTACGCAAAATTAAATTCAAACACATCATCAATCCACTTTTTGAGCAATGCAGGAACGGAATACCAGTAATACGGGTATTGTAAAATGATGATGTCAGCTTTTATCAGTGCGTTTTGTTCGGCTTCAATATCGATTTTATAATCCGGATATTGCTGATCCAGATAACGAATATCAATGCTTTCAACCTGTTGATCCAGTTGTTGCAAGATGATTTTGTTGGTCCATGACTTCTCTAAGTT carries:
- a CDS encoding NAD(P)H-dependent oxidoreductase encodes the protein MSHVVVISGHPNLEKSWTNKIILQQLDQQVESIDIRYLDQQYPDYKIDIEAEQNALIKADIIILQYPYYWYSVPALLKKWIDDVFEFNFAYGPEGDKLKNKHFILSFTIGGPKESYDPLGHNHFTIEQLSHPMQQLAYLSGMIYQPPVYTHRMVYIPGVYNTQEGVETRARDHAVRLLSKIDDLVNAFA
- a CDS encoding L-lactate MFS transporter, encoding MKHTNYSRRRWLILTAGCFINLCIGSMYAWSVFSAPMADYLSQLNGTQLTAADLAIVFVVANSVGPVTMISGGRINDMFGPKLVILVGGLMFGGGMVFSGFATSITHLIVGYGLLTGLGLGMVYGATISTSIKFFPDKRGLVGGLSTALFGISSVIIPPVAAAITRHMGILSSFKIIGIAFTVIVCVSGFFIDKCPDGFKPDGWRPPQKSGDTHQENFTWKQMLGTPTFYILLVLLTCGAVAGLMCIALAAPLARQMIGMSVASATAAVSTLALLNVSGRVAAGVLSDKIGRVNTLALACVLSVAGLYLLYIAGQGDVKTFYAGISVIGVCFGAFMGVFPGLTADQFGTKHNSVNFGIMFCGFAIAGYVGPTIMRQVFDATGSFKGAFLIGIGFCLAGFVLTGIYHLLHQKARRMKVAAEH